From a single Phalacrocorax carbo chromosome 10, bPhaCar2.1, whole genome shotgun sequence genomic region:
- the PERCC1 gene encoding protein PERCC1 — translation MHGRTAAPRVSPGPGVPLRADMAAGIIRPLAELRLPSPFPHGLLLPMRPEPLRGDFPDLSEEEEEEEEEYEEETVEENVGPELTVPSAAETTLQLLKFSELISCDIQRYFGRQGQEEAASSCGMPEDCSSLQHTEAQPKAMAPRGSPGAMQRLGPLAELFEYGVHRCMPPRAASGKTQRLERKYSHITPMHRRKLPPSFWREPGPGPASLLHASTPDFSDLLANWTVEPGLELPSTGRELPPEPGRLGLEAEPFAGL, via the exons ATGCATGGCCGGACAGCAGCGCCAAG ggTGAGTCCAGGACCCGGGGTGCCCCTGCGCGCTGACATGGCTGCGGGCATCATCCGGCCCCTGGCTGAGCTGCGGCTGCCCTCACCCTTCCCACAtggcctgctgctgcccatgcGCCCTGAGCCCCTCCGAGGAGACTTCCCCGACctctctgaggaggaggaggaggaagaggaagaatatgAGGAGGAGACAGTGGAGGAGAATGTGGGGCCAGAGCTTActgtccccagtgctgctgagaccaccctgcagctcctcaaGTTTTCAGAGCTCATCAGCTGCGACATCCAGCGGTACTTTGGGCGGCAGGGTCAAGAGGAGGCCGCCAGCAGCTGCGGCATGCCCGAGGACTGCAGCTCACTCCAGCACACCGAGGCCCAGCCTAAGGCCATGGCACCacggggcagccctggggccaTGCAGAGGTTGGGGCCGCTGGCCGAGCTCTTTGAGTATGGTGTGCACCGGTGCATGCCGCCCCGAGCAGCCAGCGGCAAGACACAGCGGCTGGAGAGGAAATACAGCCATATCACCCCCATGCACCGGAGGAAGCTGCCACCCTCCTTCTGGAGGGAGCCAggccctggccctgccagccTCCTCCATGCCAGCACCCCTGACTTCAGCGACCTCCTGGCCAACTGGACGGTGGagccagggctggagctgccgAGCACCGGACGAGAGCTGCCACCCGAGCCAGGCCGCCTGGGGCTGGAGGCCGAGCCCTTTGCTGGGCTGTGA
- the CLCN7 gene encoding H(+)/Cl(-) exchange transporter 7, producing MANVAKKVSWSGRDRDDDDDGEDDERAGETTPLLNGTGPGAAGGARQLTPSSFLRIGQLSNVDLNEDIRELETELPRQHPNEIPHNEKLLSLKYESLDYDNSENQLFLEEERRINHAAFRTVEIKRWVICAMIGILTGLVACFIDIVVEKLAGLKYRVVKGNIDKFTEKGGLSFSLLLWATLNASVVMVGSVIVAFIEPVAAGSGIPQIKCYLNGVKIPHVVRLKTLVIKVCGVILSVVGGLAVGKEGPMIHSGAVIAAGISQGRSTSLKRDFKIFEYFRRDTEKRDFVSAGAAAGVSAAFGAPVGGVLFSLEEGASFWNQFLTWRIFFASMISTFTLNSVLSVYHGNAWDLSSPGLINFGRFDNEKMGYTIQEIPIFIFMGVVGGILGALFNALNYWLTMFRIRYIHRPCLQVVEAMLVAAVTATVGFVMIYCSRDCQPIQGSTVAYPLQLFCADGEYNSMATAFFNTPEKSVVSLFHDPPGSYNPMTLGMFTLMYFFLACWTYGLTVSAGVFIPSLLIGAAWGRLFGISLSYLTKGSIWADPGKYALMGAAAQLGGIVRMTLSLTVIMMEATGNVTYGFPIMLVLMTAKIVGDYFVEGLYDMHIQLQSVPFLHWEAPVTSHSLTAREVMSTPVTCLRRIERVGTVVDILSDTSSNHNGFPVVESNPDATQVAGLRGLILRSQLIVLLKHKVFVERANLSLVQRRLKLKDFRDAYPRFPPIQSIHVSQDERECMIDLSEFMNPSPYTVPQEASLPRVFKLFRALGLRHLVVVDNRNEVVGMVTRKDLARYRLGKEGLEELSLAQT from the exons ATGGCCAACGTCGCCAAGAAGGTGTCTTGGTCCGGCCGTGACCGCGACGACGACGACGACGGCGAAGACGACGAGCGCGCGGGCGAAACCACCCCGCTGCTCAACGgcaccggccccggggcggcgggcggcgcccGGCAG ctcactccttcctccttcctgcgCATTGGACAGCTGAGCAATGTGGACCTCAACGAGGACATCCGTGAGCTG GAGACGGAGCTCCCTCGGCAGCATCCCAATGAGATCCCCCACAATGAGAAGCTCCTGTCACTCAAGTATGAG AGCCTGGACTACGACAACAGTGAAAACCAGCTAttcctggaggaggagaggaggataAACCACGCA GCTTTCCGGACAGTAGAGATCAAGCGCTGGGTCATCTGTGCCATGATCGGCATCCTCACCGGCCTCGTTGCCTGCTTCATCGACATCGTGGTGGAGAAGCTGGCTGGGCTGAAGTACCGGGTAGTGAAGGGCA ATATCGACAAGTTCACGGAGAAAGGAGGCCTGTCTTTCTCCCTGTTACTCTGGGCCACCCTGAATGCCAGCGTGGTGATGGTGGGCTCTGTGATCGTTGCTTTCATAGAG CCTGTTGCAGCCGGCAGTGGCATTCCCCAGATCAAATGCTATCTCAACGGTGTGAAGATCCCGCACGTTGTCCGCCTCAAG ACCCTGGTGATCAAAGTCTGCGGTGTCATCCTCTCGGTGGTTGGTGGCCTGGCTGTTGGGAAG GAAGGACCCATGATTCACTCTGGAGCAGTGATTGCTGCTGGGATCTCCCAGGGAAGATCCACGTCTTTAAAGCGAGACTTCAAG ATCTTCGAGTATTTTCGCAGAGACACAGAAAAGAGGGACTTTGTTtcggctggagctgctgctggcgtcTCAGCTGCATTTGGTGCCCCCGTGG GGGGTGTCCTTTTCAGCTTGGAGGAAGGAGCTTCCTTCTGGAACCAGTTCCTTACGTGGAGAATA TTCTTTGCCTCCATGATCTCTACATTCACTCTGAACTCTGTCCTGAGCGTTTACCATGGCAATGCTTGGGATCTCTCCAGCCCTGGGCTCATCAACTTCGGCAGGTTTGATAACGAG AAAATGGGATACACAATCCAGGAAATTCCTATCTTCATCTTTATGGGAGTGGTTG GCGGGATTCTTGGGGCCCTGTTCAATGCCCTCAATTACTGGTTAACCATGTTCAGGATCAG GTACATCCACCGGCCCTGCCTCCAGGTGGTCGAGGCCATGCTGGTGGCAGCAGTGACAGCAACTGTGGGGTTTGTCATGATTTACTGCTCGAGAGACTGCCAGCCCATCCAGGGGAGCACGGTGGCATATCCCCTGCAG cTTTTCTGTGCCGATGGAGAGTATAACTCCATGGCCACTGCCTTCTTCAACACACCCGAGAAGAGCGTTGTCAGCCTCTTCCATGACCCTCCAG GTTCCTATAACCCCATGACACTGGGCATGTTCACACTGATGTATTTCTTCCTGGCCTGCTGGACCTATGGCCTCACAGTGTCTGCGGGGGTCTTCATCCCCTCGCTGCTGATTGGTGCTGCCTGGGGGAGGCTCTTCGGCATCTCCCTGTCCTACCTGACCAAAGGCTCG ATCTGGGCTGACCCTGGGAAGTACGCCCTGATGGgagctgctgcacagctgg GTGGGATAGTGCGGATGACGCTGAGTCTCACGGTCATCATGATGGAGGCGACGGGCAATGTCACCTATGGTTTCCCCATCATGCTGGTGCTGATGACAGCAAAGATTGTGGGAGACTACTTTGTGGAG GGACTCTATGACATGCACATTCAGTTGCAGAGCGTGCCGTTCCTGCACTGGGAGGCCCCAGTAACATCCCACTCCCTCACAGCCAG GGAGGTCATGAGCACTCCTGTCACCTGCCTGCGGAGGATTGAGCGAGTGGGCACAGTTGTGGACATCCTCAGTGACACCTCTTCCAACCACAATGGTTTCCCAGTGGTGGAGAGCAACCCTGATGCCACGCAG GTGGCAGGACTGCGGGGTTTGATTCTGCGTTCCCAGCTCATTGTCCTGCTGAAACACAAG GTttttgtggaaagggccaaCCTGAGCCTGGTGCAGCGGCGGCTGAAGCTGAAGGATTTCAGGGATGCCTACCCCCGCTTCCCCCCCATCCAGTCCATCCACGTCTCCCAGGATGAGCGCGAGTGCATGATTGACCTTAGCGAGTTCATGAATCCCTCACCCTACACTGTACCTCAG GAGGCATCTCTGCCACGGGTGTTCAAGCTTTTCCGAGCCCTGGGGCTACGGCACTTGGTGGTTGTGGACAATCGCAATGAG GTGGTGGGAATGGTCACCCGCAAGGACCTCGCCAGGTACcggctggggaaggaaggccTGGAGGAGCTCTCACTGGCACAGACATGA
- the PTX4 gene encoding LOW QUALITY PROTEIN: pentraxin-4 (The sequence of the model RefSeq protein was modified relative to this genomic sequence to represent the inferred CDS: inserted 1 base in 1 codon): MVLSLCLLLTAALWGGLSQVLGTVACPSTLLLWLRWLEEQEVTLNHLQSIARNYNASYNIDGLFQVLVEQVEAAATAWAALGAEMAHLATTDWWLHRRLKRLDRMVGDLSLLHHLLTHPPGAPVEAGTKPHSMLDAACSRGSQLEWEPQGQVAPSTPSPQQLKEQPLATQQPGEGRYRPPALGPTSPACCTSAILLFPNTSAERMAILGLGLCQGLQVLSLCAWLATPAPHLGTLLSYTTEDGSSKLVMHGHDXVLPGSAHVVIGNREFRELPVTPLLDGKWHHLCLTWSSGQGQYYFYVDRRLLATGFGFQQGCEIPAGGLLVLGQEQEHPGGGFGTTEAFVSHLAGLALGCPRPSLHSS; the protein is encoded by the exons ATGGTGCTgtccctctgcctgctcctcacTGCTGCCCTGTGGGGTGGCCTGAGCCAGGTGCTGGGGACCGTGGCCTGCCCCAGTACTCTGCTCCTGTGGCTGCGGTGGCTGGAGGAGCAG GAGGTGACACTGAACCATCTCCAGAGCATTGCCAGGAACTACAACGCCTCCTACAACATTGACGGACTCTTCCAGGTGCTGGTGGAGCAGGTGGAGGCAGCTGCCACTGCCTGGGCTGCCCTGGGTGCTGAGATGGCCCACCTGGCCACCACTGACTGGTGGCTGCACCGCAGGCTGAAGAGGCTGGACAGGATGGTGGGTGACTTGAGCCTGCTGCACCACCTGCTCACCCACCCACCAGGTGCACCAGTGGAAGCTGGCACCAAGCCACACAGTATGCTGGacgctgcctgcagcaggggcagccagcTGGAGTGGGAGCCACAGGGCCAGgtggcccccagcacccccagccctcagCAGCTGAAG GAGCAGCCACTGGCCAcccagcagccaggagagggTAGGTACAGgccccctgccctgggacccacctccccagcctgctgcaCCAGTGCCATCCTGCTCTTCCCCAACACCTCTGCCGAGCGCATGGCCATCctagggctggggctgtgccaggggctgcaggtgctgtcGCTCTGCGCCTGGCTGgccaccccagctccccaccTTGGAACCCTCCTCTCCTACACCACCGAGGATGGCAGCAGCAAGCTGGTCATGCATGGCCATG GGGTTCTCCCTGGCTCTGCGCACGTTGTCATTGGCAACAGGGAGTTTCGGGAGCTCCCAGTGACCCCGCTCCTGGATGGCAAGTGGCACCACCTCTGCCTCACCTGGTCCTCTGGCCAGGGCCAGTACTACTTCTATGTGGATAGGCGGCTGCTGGCCACTGGATTTGGCTTCCAGCAGGGCTGTGAAATTCCTGCTGGTGGCTTGCTGGTGCTAGGCCAGGAGCAGGAACACCCCGGTGGGGGCTTTGGCACCACAGAAGCCTTCGTGAGTCACCTGGCTGGCTTGGCCCTGGGCTGCCCCCGACCCTCTCTTCACAGTAGCTGA